A stretch of DNA from Acidobacteriota bacterium:
GATCAATCTTTCCGATCTCGATCCGGCGGCCGGCTTCACCGCCGTCGAGAGCGGCATCACCGCCGAGAATCTGGACCAGCAGGTCGGCCTGCTCCAGGACTACTACCGCGACCACGTCACCATCCGCCACCAGGGCAAGCCCTTGGGCATCCGCTTCCGCGAGCACGGTTTTCTCAACGCCAAGGGCGGCTACGTTCTCCTACCCTTCGACCTGGAGGGACTGGAGGGCGTGCCGGAGAGCCTGACCTTCGACTATTCGGTGCTCTTCGACGAGACCCCCGACCATCGCGGCTATCTGCTGGTGGAGCACAATTGGGCCACCGGCACCTTCGCCAACGAGAATGGCATCTCCCTGACCTTCACCCCGGACTCCCGACGGCAGGAGTACCATCTCACCACCTCCGGCCGCATGACCGGCTTCCTAGCGGTGGCGCGGATGGGCATCGAGCACATCTGGATCAGCCTCGACCACCTCTTCTTCCTCGTCGCCCTGCTCTTCGCCGCAGTCTTGCGCAAGAAGGATCGACGGTGGGCGGCGGAAGAGCGCTTCATGCCGGCGTTCCTCAAGGTGGTCCGCATCGTGGTCGCCTTCTCCCTCGCCCACAGCGTCACCCTGAGCCTCGCGGGCCTGGGCATCTTCAATCTGCCGGGGCGCTGGGTGGAGGTGATCGTCGCGGTCTCCATCGCCCTCGCCGCCATCAATCTGCTCATCCCGATCTTTGACCGCAAGGCCTGGCTGGTAGCGCTGGGCTTCGGCTTCTTCCACGGTTTCAGCTTCGCCCGAACCCTCTGGAAGATGGGAGCCTTGGAGGATCATGAGGGGCTCTCCCTCTTCGCCTTCAACCTCGGCATCGAGATCGGTCAGATGGTCGTCGTGGTGGCGTTGGTGCCGGTGCTCCTCCTGGTCCGCCGCTGGAAGATCTACCGCCAATGGGCCCGGCCGGCGGCGGCAGCGTTCATCCTCCTCATCTCCTCCGCCTGGTTCATCGAACGCGCCTTTGACGTCGACATCCCCATCACCGAGACCGGCCAGGCCGTGATCGAGAAGGTTCTGCCCTGAGCCGGCGGAGCTCGTTTTCCCCGTGATGCTTCTCCACCACTTGCTGGACCAGGCCGCCCAGCGGCGCCCGGAGGCCGACGCCGTGCGCTGCGACGGCGAATCCCTCAGCTGGGGCGAGCTCTACCGCCGGGCCAACGGCATTGCCCAGGCGCTGCAGGAGACCGGCCTCGGGCGGCGGGATCGGGTGGCGGTGCTCCTGGGCAAAGGCCTGCGGGTGCCGGCGAGCTTCTACGGAGCTCTGGCCGCCGGCGGCGTGCTGGTGCCCATCGACCCCAAATCCCCCGCGGAGCAAATCGCCCGCATCCTCACCGCCACCGGCGCCAGCCACCTGGTGACGGAGCCGCAACGGGCCAAGACGGTCCGCCAGGCTCTCGATGCGATGGACCAGACCGGAGGTCTCGAGACGCCGCGAGTCCTGGGGCTCGAGACGGAGGACGAGCCCCTTCCCTGGAGCAGCCTCCTGGAGCAGGCCCAGGACCGGCCGCCGGAGGCTTCCGTCATCGACACGGACCCGGTCTACATCCTCCACACCTCCGGCTCCACCGGCGTCCCCAAGCTCATCCAGCACACCCACCGCAGCGCCCTGAGCTTCGCCCAATGGGCGGCGAAGGAATACTCCCTGACCCCGGACGACCGGCTGAGCAACCACTCCTCCCACCACACCTGCTTCGCCACCTTCGACTACTACGCCGCCGCCCGCGCTGGCGCCTGCACCGTGATCCTGACCCCGGCGGTGATGATGATGCCGCCGAGCCTGGCGACGCTGCTGGAGCGGGAGCGGGTCTCCGTGTGGTACTCGGTGCCCACGGCGCTGGTCCACCTCTCCCTCCGGGGCACCCTCGAAGAACGCGACCTCAGCGCCCTGCGCTGGGTGCTCTTCGCCGGCGAAACCTTCCCCGCCAAGCACCTCCAGCGGCTGATGCAGCAACTCCCGGAGGCCCGCTTCAGCCACGTCTACGGCTCCACCGAAGTTAACGTCTGCACCTACTACCACCTGCCCGACTACCACCTACCCGGCTCTCCGACTTCCGACGCCCTTCCCCCCGATCCGCTGCCAATCGGGAGGCCGTGCTCCAACGCCCGTGCCCTGGTGGTGGACGGCGACCTTCGGCCGGTGGCGGACGGCGAGGAGGGGGAGCTGTTGATCCGCGGCTCGACGGTGATGTCCGGCTATTGGGGTGATCCGGAGCGCAACCGCCAGGTGCTGGTGCGCCGCCCCGCCGACGGCGGCTTGGACGAAACCTACTTCCGCACCGGCGACCGGGTGCGGGTGCAGGAGGACGGCAATCTGGCCTTCGTCGCCCGGGCCGATCTCCAGATCAAAGTGCGCGGCCACCGAGTCGAGCTGGGGGAGATCGAAACCGCGCTGCTCTCCCTCCCCGGCATCGAAGAGGCCGCCGCCTTCGCCCTCCCCGACGGCGAGAGCAGTTGGACCCTCCGCGCGGCGGTGGTGGTGGCCACCGGCAGCGACGGAAGGAGCGATCGGGAGATCGTCGCCGGTCTGAAGCAAAAGCTCCCGTTGCAGGCTCTGCCAGCCCGCATCCTGCGGCTGCCGGCACTGCCCCGAACCCCTACCGGCAAAGTCGACCGCAAGGCCTTGCGAAGGCAGGCCGAAGCGGAGGAGGCAGCCCAAGATGGCTGAGAGATCTACCAGCTCGGAGCAGCTCGACCCTCGAGAAGTCGAGAGCCGCATCGTCGCCTTCATCGAAGGCGAGCTGCTGCCGCCGGGGAGCACCATCCAGCCCGACGACGACCTGCTCTCCGGCGAGATCATCGACTCCCTAGGGGCCCTGCGGCTGGCGGACTTCGTCCAGGAAGAATTCCGCTTTCAGCTCGACCCCACCGAATTCGTGGTGGAGAACTTCCAGAACGTCGCCGTGCTCACCGGCTTCGTCTGCCGAACCTGCACCAGCTGAGAACCCATCGGCCCGCCCCATGAGCTCTTCCGACAACCAGCCCCACCTCACCCACAGCCAAACCCAGATCTGGCTCGGCCAGCGGCTGCACCCCGACAGCCCGCTCTACAACATGGCCTTCGCCTTCGTCTTCCCGGAAGCGCTGGATGCAGAGCGCTTCCGCCGCGCCTGGCGGCAGGTGGCGAACGCCAGCGACGCCCTGCGCACCCGGATCCGGGAGACCGGCGGCGGCGTGCAACGAACCCTCGCAGAGACGGCGCCGGATACCGAGGTTGTGGATTGGCGACAGCGAGAAGACTCCGCCGACACCTTCCACCGCTGGTGCCGCGCCCGCAGCGCCCACCCCCTACCCCTCGGCGGACCGCTGGTGGACAGCGTGCTGGTGCTCCTCGACGATGGGACCACCGGCTGGTACCTCAACCAACATCACCTGA
This window harbors:
- a CDS encoding HupE/UreJ family protein, with the protein product MTIDSRRKPYRRKPYRRKPYRRKPGQGTAVTAKSRRLRTWLWGLILVLAATVGPQSSAHNIGQSYLYLQIYQDTVTGRFEIALSDLNAAKIFASTGDDITAEDLDFEINLSDLDPAAGFTAVESGITAENLDQQVGLLQDYYRDHVTIRHQGKPLGIRFREHGFLNAKGGYVLLPFDLEGLEGVPESLTFDYSVLFDETPDHRGYLLVEHNWATGTFANENGISLTFTPDSRRQEYHLTTSGRMTGFLAVARMGIEHIWISLDHLFFLVALLFAAVLRKKDRRWAAEERFMPAFLKVVRIVVAFSLAHSVTLSLAGLGIFNLPGRWVEVIVAVSIALAAINLLIPIFDRKAWLVALGFGFFHGFSFARTLWKMGALEDHEGLSLFAFNLGIEIGQMVVVVALVPVLLLVRRWKIYRQWARPAAAAFILLISSAWFIERAFDVDIPITETGQAVIEKVLP
- a CDS encoding amino acid adenylation domain-containing protein, with amino-acid sequence MLLHHLLDQAAQRRPEADAVRCDGESLSWGELYRRANGIAQALQETGLGRRDRVAVLLGKGLRVPASFYGALAAGGVLVPIDPKSPAEQIARILTATGASHLVTEPQRAKTVRQALDAMDQTGGLETPRVLGLETEDEPLPWSSLLEQAQDRPPEASVIDTDPVYILHTSGSTGVPKLIQHTHRSALSFAQWAAKEYSLTPDDRLSNHSSHHTCFATFDYYAAARAGACTVILTPAVMMMPPSLATLLERERVSVWYSVPTALVHLSLRGTLEERDLSALRWVLFAGETFPAKHLQRLMQQLPEARFSHVYGSTEVNVCTYYHLPDYHLPGSPTSDALPPDPLPIGRPCSNARALVVDGDLRPVADGEEGELLIRGSTVMSGYWGDPERNRQVLVRRPADGGLDETYFRTGDRVRVQEDGNLAFVARADLQIKVRGHRVELGEIETALLSLPGIEEAAAFALPDGESSWTLRAAVVVATGSDGRSDREIVAGLKQKLPLQALPARILRLPALPRTPTGKVDRKALRRQAEAEEAAQDG
- a CDS encoding acyl carrier protein; protein product: MAERSTSSEQLDPREVESRIVAFIEGELLPPGSTIQPDDDLLSGEIIDSLGALRLADFVQEEFRFQLDPTEFVVENFQNVAVLTGFVCRTCTS